One genomic segment of Streptomyces niveus includes these proteins:
- a CDS encoding NAD(P)H-hydrate dehydratase, with amino-acid sequence MRTAYSVETVRTAERELMDRLPDGVLMQRAAAGLAAACADLLRRRGRVYGARVVLLVGSGDNGGDALYAGARLARRGAGVTAVLLAAGRAHEGGLAALSGAGGRVVEHPSDTSAPFDVLAAADLVVDGITGIGGRGGLRPDAVPLARAVHESDAVVVAVDLPSGVEADSGEVVGEALRADVTLTFGTYKPAHLIDPAREYAGAVGLVDIGLGAVLPPVAELEALQHADVARLLPVPTGESDKYRRGVVGVVAGSARYPGAAVLAVAGALHGGAGAVRYVGPAGDAVIARFPETLVHAGPPAKAGRVQAWVVGPGLGEEPGVRDALASDVPVLVDADGLRGLNAKVVRARKAPTLLTPHAGEAAALLEVPREEVESARLTAVRELAARYGATVLLKGSTTLVADPDTALPVRVNPTGTPWLATAGSGDVLSGLTGSLLAAGLGARDAGSVGAYLHGLAARSAARGAPVSAEDVGAALRVAWRDVSEEA; translated from the coding sequence ATGCGTACTGCCTACAGCGTGGAGACCGTTCGGACCGCCGAGCGGGAGCTGATGGACCGGCTCCCCGACGGCGTATTGATGCAGCGCGCGGCCGCGGGACTGGCCGCCGCGTGCGCGGATCTGCTGCGGCGGAGAGGGCGGGTGTACGGAGCGCGGGTCGTGCTCCTCGTCGGGAGCGGCGACAACGGCGGCGACGCGCTGTACGCCGGGGCCCGGCTGGCGCGGCGCGGGGCCGGGGTGACGGCCGTCCTGCTGGCGGCGGGGCGCGCGCACGAGGGCGGGCTCGCGGCGCTGTCGGGTGCGGGCGGGCGGGTTGTGGAGCATCCCTCCGACACCTCCGCCCCGTTCGACGTACTGGCCGCCGCCGATCTCGTCGTGGACGGCATCACCGGCATCGGCGGGCGCGGCGGGCTGCGGCCCGACGCCGTACCCCTGGCACGGGCCGTGCACGAATCGGACGCGGTGGTCGTGGCCGTCGACCTGCCGAGCGGGGTCGAGGCGGACAGCGGCGAGGTGGTGGGGGAGGCGCTGCGCGCGGACGTGACGCTGACCTTCGGTACGTACAAGCCCGCCCATCTGATCGACCCGGCACGCGAGTACGCGGGGGCGGTGGGGCTCGTCGACATCGGGCTCGGCGCGGTGCTGCCGCCGGTGGCGGAGCTGGAGGCGCTCCAACACGCGGACGTGGCACGGCTGTTGCCGGTGCCGACGGGTGAGAGCGACAAGTACCGGCGCGGGGTCGTCGGGGTCGTCGCCGGCTCGGCGCGCTATCCGGGGGCCGCGGTGCTCGCCGTGGCGGGCGCGCTGCACGGCGGCGCGGGGGCGGTGCGGTACGTCGGGCCCGCCGGGGACGCGGTCATCGCCCGTTTCCCCGAGACGCTGGTCCACGCCGGTCCGCCGGCGAAGGCGGGCCGCGTCCAGGCGTGGGTGGTCGGTCCCGGTCTGGGCGAGGAGCCGGGCGTGCGGGACGCGCTGGCGTCCGACGTGCCGGTCCTGGTCGACGCGGACGGTCTGCGCGGGCTGAACGCGAAAGTCGTACGGGCCCGTAAGGCCCCCACGCTGCTCACCCCGCACGCGGGGGAGGCGGCGGCGCTGCTGGAGGTGCCGCGTGAGGAGGTCGAGTCGGCGCGGCTGACGGCCGTACGGGAACTGGCCGCCCGCTACGGCGCGACGGTGCTGCTGAAGGGCTCGACGACCCTGGTGGCCGACCCGGACACCGCACTCCCCGTCCGGGTGAACCCCACGGGCACCCCCTGGCTGGCCACGGCGGGCAGCGGCGACGTCCTCTCGGGCCTGACGGGCTCCCTGCTCGCGGCGGGTCTCGGGGCGCGGGACGCGGGGTCGGTGGGGGCGTATCTGCACGGCCTGGCGGCACGGAGCGCGGCGCGGGGGGCACCGGTGAGCGCGGAGGACGTGGGGGCGGCGCTGCGGGTGGCGTGGCGGGACGTGTCGGAGGAGGCCTGA
- the glmS gene encoding glutamine--fructose-6-phosphate transaminase (isomerizing), producing MCGIVGYVGGQSALDVVIAGLKRLEYRGYDSAGVAVLADGGLASAKKAGKLVNLEKALVEGPLPSGNTGIGHTRWATHGGPTDANAHPHADNAGRVAVVHNGIIENFAALRAELTGRGHDLLSETDTEVVAHLLAEAFSSCGELAESMRQVCGRLEGAFTLVAVHADEPDVVVGARRNSPLVVGVGDGESFLASDVAAFIAHTRSAIELGQDQVVELRRDGVTVTDFDGAPADVRAYHVDWDASAAEKGGYDYFMLKEIAEQPKAVADTLLGRIDAEGSLTLDEVRIPSRVLRAADKVVVVACGTAFHAGLIAKYAIEHWTRIPCEVELASEFRYRDPILNTRTLVIAISQSGETMDTLMALRHARDQGATVLAICNTNGSTIPRESDAVLYTHAGPEVAVASTKAFLTQLVACYLVALYLGQLRGTKYGDEIRAVIRDLSRISHEVERVLETMEPVRELARSLADKRTVLFLGRHVGHPVALEGALKLKELAYMHAEGFAAGELKHGPIALIEEDLPVVIVVPSPRGRSVLHDKIVSNIQEIRARGARTIVIAEEGDEAVVPYADHLIRIPVTPTLLQPLVSTVPLQVFACELATARGNEVDQPRNLAKSVTVE from the coding sequence CGGTGTCGCGGTCCTCGCCGACGGCGGGCTGGCCTCGGCCAAGAAGGCGGGCAAGCTCGTCAATCTGGAGAAGGCGCTGGTGGAGGGGCCGTTGCCGAGCGGCAACACCGGTATCGGCCACACCAGATGGGCCACGCACGGCGGCCCGACCGACGCCAACGCCCACCCGCACGCCGACAACGCGGGCCGCGTCGCCGTCGTGCACAACGGGATCATCGAGAACTTCGCCGCGCTGCGCGCCGAGCTGACCGGCCGCGGCCACGACCTCCTCTCCGAGACGGACACGGAGGTCGTGGCGCATCTGCTCGCCGAGGCGTTCTCCTCGTGCGGCGAGCTGGCCGAGTCGATGCGGCAGGTGTGCGGGCGGCTGGAGGGCGCGTTCACGCTGGTCGCCGTGCACGCGGACGAGCCGGACGTCGTCGTGGGCGCGCGCCGCAACTCGCCGCTCGTGGTCGGCGTCGGCGACGGCGAGTCGTTCCTCGCCTCCGACGTCGCGGCCTTCATCGCCCACACCCGCTCCGCGATCGAACTGGGCCAGGACCAGGTCGTGGAGTTGCGCCGCGACGGTGTGACGGTGACCGACTTCGACGGCGCGCCGGCCGACGTGCGCGCCTATCACGTCGACTGGGACGCCTCGGCCGCCGAGAAGGGCGGCTACGACTACTTCATGCTCAAGGAGATCGCCGAGCAGCCCAAGGCCGTCGCCGACACCCTCCTCGGCCGTATCGACGCCGAGGGCTCGCTGACCCTGGACGAGGTACGGATCCCCTCCCGAGTGCTGCGCGCGGCCGACAAGGTCGTCGTCGTGGCGTGCGGAACCGCCTTCCACGCCGGGCTGATCGCGAAGTACGCCATCGAGCACTGGACGCGCATTCCGTGCGAGGTGGAGCTGGCGAGCGAGTTCCGTTACCGCGATCCGATCCTGAACACCCGCACCCTCGTCATCGCGATCTCGCAGTCCGGCGAGACGATGGACACGCTGATGGCGCTGCGGCACGCACGCGACCAGGGCGCCACCGTCCTCGCGATCTGCAACACCAACGGCTCGACCATCCCCCGTGAGTCCGACGCCGTCCTCTACACGCACGCGGGCCCCGAGGTCGCGGTCGCGTCCACGAAGGCGTTCCTGACGCAGCTCGTGGCCTGCTATCTGGTCGCGCTGTATCTGGGGCAGTTGCGCGGCACCAAGTACGGCGACGAGATCCGCGCCGTGATCCGTGATCTGTCGCGCATCTCGCACGAGGTCGAGCGCGTGCTGGAGACGATGGAGCCGGTACGGGAGCTGGCCCGCTCCCTCGCCGACAAGCGGACGGTGCTCTTCCTGGGGCGGCACGTCGGCCATCCGGTGGCGCTGGAGGGCGCGCTGAAGCTGAAGGAGCTGGCGTACATGCACGCCGAGGGCTTCGCGGCCGGCGAGCTGAAGCACGGGCCGATCGCGCTGATCGAGGAGGACCTGCCGGTGGTGATCGTCGTACCCTCACCGCGCGGGCGTTCGGTGCTGCACGACAAGATCGTGTCGAACATCCAGGAGATCAGGGCGCGGGGAGCGCGGACGATCGTGATCGCGGAGGAGGGGGACGAGGCGGTGGTGCCGTACGCGGACCATCTCATCCGCATCCCGGTGACTCCGACGCTCCTTCAGCCGCTGGTCTCGACGGTGCCGTTGCAGGTCTTCGCCTGTGAACTGGCGACGGCGCGCGGCAACGAGGTGGACCAGCCGAGGAATCTGGCGAAGTCCGTGACGGTGGAGTGA
- a CDS encoding holo-ACP synthase, with the protein MIIGVGIDVAEIERFAASLERTPAMADRLFSEPELLLPSGERRGIASLAARFAAKEALAKALGAPGGLHWTDAEVYVEDSGQPRLRVRGTVAARAAQLGVRAWHVSLSHDAGIASAVVIAEG; encoded by the coding sequence GTGATCATCGGGGTGGGGATCGATGTCGCGGAGATCGAACGTTTCGCGGCGTCACTGGAGCGCACACCGGCCATGGCCGACCGGCTGTTCTCGGAGCCGGAGTTGCTGCTGCCGAGCGGCGAACGGCGCGGAATCGCCTCACTGGCCGCCCGCTTCGCGGCCAAGGAGGCGCTGGCCAAGGCGCTCGGCGCGCCGGGCGGGCTGCACTGGACGGACGCCGAGGTGTACGTCGAGGACAGCGGGCAGCCCCGGCTGCGGGTACGGGGGACGGTGGCGGCGCGGGCGGCGCAACTGGGCGTACGGGCCTGGCATGTGTCGCTCAGCCATGACGCGGGGATCGCGTCGGCGGTGGTGATCGCGGAGGGGTGA
- a CDS encoding S8 family peptidase, with the protein MAVTHGTRLRLVAVLSAAATAATLALTVNPAQAAPAEGRIIGAEAPNAVKDSYIVVLSERSGAKSSSSEGRRLMAGYGGEITHTYRAALNGYAAHLSETEAKRLAADPAVAQVIQDTTVKATATQVNPPSWGLDRIDQANLPLNGSYTYPDSAGSGVTAYVIDTGVRITHVDFGGRASHGYDAIDNDMIADDGNGHGTHVAGTVAGTSYGVAKKARIVGVRVLNNAGSGTTAQVVAGVDWVTANAVKPAVANMSLGGGANSAIDTAVRNSIASGITYAVAAGNNGLPASNYSPARVSEAITVGATTSTDARASYSNTGTLVDLFAPGSAITSAWRTSDTASSSISGTSMASPHVAGAAAIYLGNHTTSSPSQVASALVAAATPGVVTNPGTGTPNRLLRVIP; encoded by the coding sequence ATGGCAGTGACGCACGGAACCCGGCTGCGGCTCGTCGCAGTGCTCTCGGCCGCAGCAACGGCGGCCACCCTTGCTCTGACCGTCAACCCGGCCCAGGCCGCTCCCGCCGAAGGCCGCATCATCGGCGCGGAAGCGCCGAACGCCGTGAAGGACAGCTACATAGTCGTCCTCAGCGAGCGTTCCGGTGCGAAGTCCTCGTCCAGCGAGGGCAGACGCCTCATGGCCGGCTACGGCGGTGAGATCACGCACACCTACCGCGCCGCGCTCAACGGTTACGCCGCCCACCTGAGCGAGACCGAGGCCAAGCGGCTCGCCGCCGACCCCGCGGTGGCCCAGGTCATCCAGGACACCACCGTCAAGGCCACCGCCACCCAGGTCAACCCGCCGTCCTGGGGCCTCGACCGCATCGACCAGGCGAACCTTCCCCTCAACGGCAGCTACACCTACCCGGACTCGGCCGGCTCGGGCGTGACCGCCTACGTCATCGACACCGGTGTGCGCATCACGCACGTCGACTTCGGTGGCCGCGCCTCCCACGGTTACGACGCGATCGACAACGACATGATCGCCGACGACGGCAACGGCCACGGCACCCACGTCGCCGGCACCGTCGCGGGCACCAGCTACGGCGTCGCCAAGAAGGCCAGGATCGTCGGCGTACGCGTCCTGAACAACGCCGGATCCGGCACCACCGCACAGGTCGTCGCGGGCGTCGACTGGGTGACCGCCAACGCGGTGAAGCCCGCCGTCGCCAACATGAGCCTCGGCGGCGGCGCCAACTCCGCCATCGACACCGCCGTCCGCAACTCGATCGCCTCCGGCATCACCTACGCGGTCGCCGCGGGCAACAACGGTCTCCCCGCGTCGAACTACTCGCCCGCGCGTGTCTCCGAGGCGATCACCGTAGGCGCCACCACCAGCACCGACGCCCGCGCCAGCTACTCCAACACCGGCACGCTGGTGGACCTGTTCGCCCCCGGCTCGGCCATCACATCCGCCTGGCGGACGAGCGACACCGCCTCCAGCTCCATCTCCGGAACCTCGATGGCGAGCCCGCACGTCGCCGGCGCCGCCGCCATCTACCTCGGCAACCACACCACCTCGTCGCCCTCGCAGGTGGCGAGTGCTCTGGTCGCCGCCGCCACCCCGGGTGTTGTGACAAACCCCGGCACCGGCACGCCCAACCGGCTGCTGCGCGTCATCCCGTAG
- a CDS encoding AAA family ATPase, with product MDRAEVLLIGGRAGVGKTTVAWEVSARLRAVAVSHALVEGDFMGQVHPAPDGDPHRSEITESNLTAVWGNFAQRGYRRLIYTNTLSVLPGTTGMFERAMGAGVRVVRVLLTASDTTAGERLAGRELGSELERELKASARKARLLDERVAADTVRVVTDGRRVVDIAREVVAATGWGG from the coding sequence ATGGATCGCGCGGAGGTACTGCTCATCGGAGGGCGTGCCGGTGTCGGCAAGACGACGGTGGCCTGGGAGGTTTCGGCGCGGCTGCGAGCCGTGGCGGTCTCTCACGCTCTCGTCGAGGGTGACTTCATGGGGCAGGTGCATCCGGCCCCGGACGGGGATCCGCACCGTTCGGAGATCACCGAGAGCAATCTGACCGCCGTATGGGGGAACTTCGCCCAGCGCGGTTACCGCCGCCTGATCTATACGAACACCCTGAGTGTCCTGCCCGGGACGACGGGCATGTTCGAGCGTGCCATGGGGGCGGGCGTGCGGGTCGTACGGGTTCTGCTCACCGCGTCCGACACCACCGCCGGTGAGCGGTTGGCCGGCCGGGAGCTCGGCTCCGAACTGGAGCGGGAGTTGAAGGCGAGCGCCCGCAAGGCACGGCTCCTGGACGAGCGGGTAGCCGCTGACACCGTGCGGGTGGTGACGGACGGGCGGCGGGTCGTGGACATCGCCCGTGAGGTGGTGGCCGCCACCGGCTGGGGCGGTTAG
- the alr gene encoding alanine racemase, producing the protein MTGTVHTSALRGRAEIDLGALRGNVRALRARLAPGAGLMAVVKSDAYGHGALPCARAALDAGARWLGTATPHEALALRDAGIRAPILCWLWTPGDPWREGIEAGLDMSVSAMWALREVTEAAREAGRTARIQLKADTGLGRNGCQPADWPELVAAARAAEVAGTVRVTGLWSHFACADEPGHPSTAAQLDVFHELVAYAEKAGIEPEVRHIANSPAALTLPESHFDLVRTGIALYGISPSSELGSSADFGLRPVMTLTASVALVKRVPEGHGVSYGHRYRTPAETTLGLIPLGYADGVPRHASGRGPVLVGGAVRRVAGRIAMDQFVVDLGTGPDADAVQEGAPAVLFGPGDRGEPTAADWAEAADTIAYEIVTRIGPRVPRVYVDGADGQEEGVGADGRGAGR; encoded by the coding sequence ATGACCGGAACCGTTCATACCTCAGCCCTTCGGGGGCGCGCCGAGATCGATCTCGGCGCGCTCCGCGGGAACGTCCGCGCCCTGCGGGCGCGCCTCGCGCCCGGCGCCGGCCTGATGGCCGTCGTGAAGTCCGACGCCTACGGGCACGGCGCGCTGCCCTGCGCGCGGGCCGCGCTCGACGCCGGGGCGCGCTGGCTCGGGACCGCTACGCCGCACGAGGCTCTCGCGCTGCGTGACGCCGGGATCCGGGCCCCGATCCTGTGCTGGCTGTGGACCCCCGGCGACCCCTGGCGCGAGGGCATCGAGGCCGGTCTCGACATGTCCGTGTCCGCGATGTGGGCCCTGCGCGAGGTCACCGAGGCCGCGCGGGAGGCCGGGCGGACCGCGCGCATCCAGCTCAAGGCCGACACCGGGCTCGGCCGCAACGGGTGCCAGCCCGCCGACTGGCCCGAACTCGTCGCCGCCGCCCGCGCCGCCGAGGTCGCGGGCACCGTCCGCGTCACCGGCCTGTGGTCGCACTTCGCGTGCGCGGACGAGCCGGGCCACCCGTCGACCGCCGCGCAGCTCGACGTGTTCCACGAACTGGTCGCGTACGCCGAGAAGGCGGGCATCGAGCCCGAGGTCCGGCACATCGCGAACTCCCCTGCCGCGCTCACCCTCCCCGAGTCGCACTTCGATCTCGTACGGACCGGCATCGCGCTCTACGGCATCTCCCCCAGCTCCGAACTCGGCAGCTCCGCCGACTTCGGACTGCGGCCCGTGATGACGCTCACCGCGTCCGTGGCGCTGGTGAAACGGGTCCCCGAGGGGCACGGCGTCAGTTACGGCCACCGGTACCGCACCCCCGCCGAGACGACCCTCGGCCTGATCCCCCTCGGATACGCGGACGGCGTCCCGCGCCATGCCTCCGGCCGGGGCCCCGTGCTCGTCGGCGGGGCGGTGCGGCGGGTGGCGGGGCGGATCGCCATGGACCAGTTCGTGGTGGACCTCGGTACCGGCCCGGACGCCGACGCCGTCCAGGAGGGCGCGCCCGCCGTCCTGTTCGGGCCCGGTGACCGGGGCGAGCCGACCGCCGCCGACTGGGCGGAGGCGGCCGACACCATCGCGTACGAGATCGTGACCCGGATCGGTCCCCGCGTTCCCCGCGTCTATGTGGACGGGGCGGATGGGCAAGAAGAGGGTGTCGGCGCAGACGGACGAGGAGCGGGACGTTGA